The DNA region GGAAAGGCCTGATATAGCGCGGTCACGCGCCATGGCAAGATTTCGGAGCGGCCCGGGGAGTGAAACCCGCTCAACCGTCCGAAATCGCCGCGAGATAGCGCCGCACCGAGCGATCGAACGCCTCCTTGGCGTCGGAGGCGATGTTCTTGCCCCACCAGGCGCCGTAGATCCGATCGAAGGCGAGCGGCGCGACCATGCGCGCGATGCCGCGCACGGCCGCGGCATCGAGCGGAATGTAGTTCGGATAGGAGTACATGAAGCTCACCGAGCGGCGGTCCATCGCCACCATCGCGATATCGCCGGTCAGCAGCGCACCGCGGCCCTCGGCGCCGCCGCGCCAATGCAGCACCGTGCCGCCGGCAAAATGGCCGCCGGTGCGCAACAGCAGGATGTCGTCGGAAATCGGACAGCTGTCGCCCTGCCACGGCACGATCGCGGAATGCGGCCGCGTCACCCATTGCGCGTCGTCACCGTGCAGATAGACCGGCGCGTTGTCGAACGCCGCGCTCCAGTCGGCGACCGCGCCATAATAATGCGGATGCGAGATCGCGATCGCCCTCAGGCCGCCGAGCGACCTTACATGCGCGATCGCCTCGGCCGTCGCCAGCGGCACGCAGTCCCACATCACGCAGCCGCCGCGATCGGGCACCAGCAGCGCCCGCTGACCGATCGCGAACGACGGCTCCAGCCCAATTCCCGTCAGGCCGAGATCGTCGCGCCAGACGACCTTGTGTCGCGCTGCCAGTTGCTCGCGCGTCAACCACGCCTGCCCGTTCCAGTTCACATACTGCCGCTCGTCCTCGCAGATCGGGCAAGCCGCCGGCGACGCCGCGCTGTCAGGAAATTGCGCGCCGCATTGTTCGCAGGTCCACAGGGGCATCGTGACCCTCCACGACCAAGAGATAGCGCGAAACCAGCCGCCCGCCAGATCGCAACGCGGCTTCAATCGGCAGAAGGCGTCGAGGTCCGCAGTCCCGCGATCAGGATGTCGACCATGCGCCTGGCGGCCTGCATGCCCTCCGGCCCGGCGCCCAGACTGGCCACGCCGGCCAGCGCGCGCAGCAGGTCGAAGGGGTCGAGATCGAGACGGATGTCGCCGCTCGCCACCGCGCGGTCGAGCAGATCACCCATCGCCCGCTTCATCTGCTCCGACGACGCCGAGTACAGTTCGGAGGTGCCGCCGACCAGCGAATTGAGCGCTTCCTGCATTCCGCGCTTGGCGGCCATGTAGTCCACGAACACCAGCAACCATTCACGCAAGGCCTCGACCGGCGAGAGCGTCCCGGCCAATCGCGTGGCGGCCTCGACCAACTGCTCGGTCTCATTGCGGTAGACCGCCTCGATCAGGGCGTCGCGGGTCGGAAAGTGGCGATAGAGGGTTCCAGCCCCGACGCCTGCGGTGCGCGCGATCTCGTCGAGGCTGGCGCCCGACCCCTTCTCGGCAAAGGCCGCCTTCGCGGTTTCGAGCAGGCGGACGCGATTGCGCTGGGCGTCGACGCGCGGCTTGCGAGCGGGAACGGCCTTCTTGTCGATCACGCCAAAGAACCCCCTTGATAAACGGAGAGTGTCTCCGTATCTAAAACGGAGACAGTCTCCTCTTAAACCAAAAGCGGTTGGCAAACAATGGTTTGCCAGCACGGGAGAGCTGTGCTCGCACATCAAGGAGAATACCATGGCCAATCATTTCGGGGCGACGTCCACCACCGACGAGGTGCTGGCGGGGATCGATCTCAGCGGAAAACGTGTGCTGGTCACCGGCGTCTCGGCCGGGCTCGGCGTCGAAACGGCGCGGGCGCTGGTGGCGCATGGCGCCCAGGTGGTCGGCGCGGCGCGCGATCTCGGCAAGGCCGAACGTGCGACCAGCGAGGTGCGCGCCGAGGCCACGAAGGGCGGTGGCCTCACACTGGTCGAGCTCGACCTCGCCTCGCTCAAAAGCGTGCGCGCCTGCGCGGATGCGCTGGTGGCGGACGGACGGCGCTTCGATGCCGTGATCGCCAATGCCGGCGTGATGCGATCGCCGTTCGGGCACACCGCCGACGGCTTCGAGACGCAGTTCGGTACCAATCATCTCGGCCATTTCGTCTTCGTGAACCGCATCGCAGATCTGATCGCGCCGGGTGGACGTCTCGTAAACGTCGCCTCGTCCGGCCACCGCTATTCGGATGTCGACCTCGACGATCCCAATTTCGCGCGCACCCCTTATGAGCCGATGATCGCCTATGGTC from Bradyrhizobium genosp. L includes:
- a CDS encoding SDR family NAD(P)-dependent oxidoreductase, which codes for MANHFGATSTTDEVLAGIDLSGKRVLVTGVSAGLGVETARALVAHGAQVVGAARDLGKAERATSEVRAEATKGGGLTLVELDLASLKSVRACADALVADGRRFDAVIANAGVMRSPFGHTADGFETQFGTNHLGHFVFVNRIADLIAPGGRLVNVASSGHRYSDVDLDDPNFARTPYEPMIAYGRSKTANILFAVEFDRRHKARGVRATALHPGGIRTELGRHMQPDELDRLVAQINAQQAAAGQPPFQWKTVPQGAATSVWAAFVAPVADVAGRYCENCQVSDVTDALISPVSPGVRPYALDPAHAKALWAKSEEMVGERF
- a CDS encoding TetR/AcrR family transcriptional regulator; amino-acid sequence: MIDKKAVPARKPRVDAQRNRVRLLETAKAAFAEKGSGASLDEIARTAGVGAGTLYRHFPTRDALIEAVYRNETEQLVEAATRLAGTLSPVEALREWLLVFVDYMAAKRGMQEALNSLVGGTSELYSASSEQMKRAMGDLLDRAVASGDIRLDLDPFDLLRALAGVASLGAGPEGMQAARRMVDILIAGLRTSTPSAD
- a CDS encoding MBL fold metallo-hydrolase; translation: MPLWTCEQCGAQFPDSAASPAACPICEDERQYVNWNGQAWLTREQLAARHKVVWRDDLGLTGIGLEPSFAIGQRALLVPDRGGCVMWDCVPLATAEAIAHVRSLGGLRAIAISHPHYYGAVADWSAAFDNAPVYLHGDDAQWVTRPHSAIVPWQGDSCPISDDILLLRTGGHFAGGTVLHWRGGAEGRGALLTGDIAMVAMDRRSVSFMYSYPNYIPLDAAAVRGIARMVAPLAFDRIYGAWWGKNIASDAKEAFDRSVRRYLAAISDG